Proteins from one Microbacterium sp. Root553 genomic window:
- a CDS encoding heavy-metal-associated domain-containing protein, producing the protein MTDRIELGLKDANAGCACCAAPSSVDASAPVAAPVSAEILVAGMTCSHCASSVSDELNAIDGVDGVTVDLNAGGASRVIVHSAAPIDPTAVRAAVEEAGYTLATSPI; encoded by the coding sequence ATGACTGATCGCATCGAACTCGGCTTGAAGGACGCGAATGCGGGGTGCGCATGCTGCGCTGCCCCTTCATCCGTTGACGCATCCGCGCCTGTCGCGGCCCCGGTCTCGGCCGAGATCTTGGTTGCGGGGATGACATGCTCGCATTGCGCCTCCAGCGTCAGCGATGAGCTGAACGCCATCGATGGTGTCGACGGTGTCACGGTCGACCTGAATGCCGGCGGGGCATCCCGCGTGATTGTCCACAGCGCCGCCCCTATCGATCCCACGGCTGTACGGGCTGCGGTTGAAGAGGCCGGCTACACCCTCGCGACCTCCCCGATCTGA
- a CDS encoding DUF6153 family protein, translated as MSLIAVAQRVWGSRTLTRNVLTVLIVAVGVIAGLLAMHSFNSHATSVGHHDSVTVSAHTGDMSEQHPAPSTVAVTPGTASQEAGCATCGGDQDAMTWMACVLALLVAIILLGRVGLSWRRTPPAMLLAVVMAQWPARAYSLPPPPSLTVLCISRT; from the coding sequence ATGTCGCTGATTGCTGTCGCACAACGTGTGTGGGGTTCGCGCACGCTCACCCGCAACGTTCTGACCGTGCTGATCGTCGCCGTGGGCGTCATCGCCGGGCTGCTGGCGATGCATTCCTTCAACTCGCATGCGACATCTGTCGGGCACCACGACTCCGTCACCGTGAGCGCGCACACCGGCGACATGTCAGAGCAGCATCCCGCCCCGTCCACCGTCGCCGTGACCCCTGGTACTGCTTCGCAGGAGGCGGGGTGCGCAACGTGCGGTGGTGACCAGGATGCGATGACCTGGATGGCGTGTGTGCTCGCTCTCCTTGTCGCCATCATTCTTCTTGGTCGGGTCGGCCTCAGCTGGCGGCGCACCCCACCGGCCATGCTGCTCGCGGTCGTGATGGCACAGTGGCCGGCGCGCGCGTACTCCCTTCCCCCTCCCCCTTCCCTCACGGTTCTCTGCATCAGTCGCACGTGA
- a CDS encoding DUF305 domain-containing protein, translating into MKIRPAAIAAITLTTLLALTGCAGSAGSGGDMPGMDHSNSSSAPAETADANDADIMFASMMIEHHTQAVDMSDTILGKADIDERVTALAEEIKAAQQPEIDKLESWLKDWGADTSDMEGMDHGSGMMTEEDMQALDAATGTEASRLFLEQMIEHHRGAIDMAQDEVDDGQNSDAVSLAQKIIDTQTAEITTMEEILATL; encoded by the coding sequence ATGAAGATCCGACCCGCGGCAATCGCCGCAATCACCCTCACCACACTGCTCGCCCTCACGGGCTGCGCCGGCAGCGCCGGCTCCGGCGGTGACATGCCCGGCATGGACCACAGCAACAGCTCGTCCGCACCGGCAGAAACAGCGGACGCGAACGACGCAGACATCATGTTCGCGAGCATGATGATCGAGCACCACACGCAAGCCGTGGACATGTCCGACACCATCCTCGGAAAGGCCGACATCGACGAGCGGGTGACCGCCCTTGCCGAAGAGATCAAAGCGGCCCAACAGCCCGAGATCGACAAACTCGAATCCTGGCTCAAAGACTGGGGTGCCGATACCTCCGACATGGAAGGCATGGATCACGGCAGCGGCATGATGACCGAAGAGGACATGCAAGCCCTCGATGCGGCCACCGGCACCGAAGCATCCCGGTTGTTCCTTGAGCAGATGATCGAGCACCACCGTGGCGCGATCGACATGGCACAGGACGAAGTCGACGACGGGCAGAACAGTGACGCCGTCTCGCTCGCCCAGAAGATCATCGACACCCAGACGGCCGAGATCACCACGATGGAGGAGATTCTCGCAACTCTCTGA
- a CDS encoding heavy metal translocating P-type ATPase encodes MSQHDQHHEHTAHQDHGSVPTTEHDHTAMSHDHGAPPEHAGHTSHGGHGGHGDHVGQFRRLFGIMLVLAAPVVGFSMMFSMLLGYPLPDAAWVGWVSPVLGTVMYVWGGAPFLTGAVSELRARKPGMMLLIALAITVAFLASWGASLGMLHHELDFWWELALLIVIMLLGHWIEMRSLAQTTSALDSLAALLPDEAEKVDGDTTVTVAPSDLQVGDVVVVRPGGRVPADGRIVQGSASMDESMITGESRPVRRSDGDPVIAGTVATDSGVRVEITAIGEDTALAGIQKLVTEAQSSSSRAQRLADKAAGWLFWFALGAAAITAIVWTVVGLPDAAVIRTITVLVIACPHALGLAIPLVVSIATERAARGGVLIKDRLALESMRTVDTVLFDKTGTLTKGTPAVTAINPVTGTDADQLLAWAAAAEADSEHPLARAIVNAAKEKTLTVPRSTDFESSPAVGVRARVDGRVVQVGGPYMLEQENAQELPVADEWRNEGAIILHVLVHGQVVGALRLADEIRSESRHAVDALHERSVQVVMITGDADAVAASVAGELGIDRYFAGVRPEDKASKVKELQGEGRKVAMVGDGVNDAPALAQADVGIAIGAGTDVAIASAGVILASDDPRSVLSVIDLSRASYRKMKQNLWWAAGYNLLSVPLAAGVLAPIGFVLPMSVGAVLMSLSTIVVALNAQLLRRLDLRPEAVTGN; translated from the coding sequence ATGAGCCAGCATGACCAGCACCACGAACACACTGCGCATCAGGATCACGGCAGCGTGCCGACAACGGAGCATGACCACACGGCGATGAGCCACGACCACGGTGCTCCCCCAGAGCACGCTGGTCACACGAGCCACGGCGGTCACGGCGGTCACGGCGATCATGTCGGTCAGTTCCGGCGGTTGTTCGGGATCATGCTGGTCCTCGCGGCCCCTGTGGTTGGGTTCTCGATGATGTTCTCGATGCTGCTCGGGTACCCATTGCCCGACGCCGCGTGGGTGGGTTGGGTGTCCCCGGTTCTCGGGACCGTGATGTATGTGTGGGGCGGGGCCCCGTTCCTCACGGGTGCCGTGAGCGAGCTCCGTGCACGCAAGCCCGGGATGATGCTGCTGATCGCCCTTGCGATCACCGTGGCATTCCTGGCGTCGTGGGGTGCGAGCCTCGGCATGCTGCACCACGAGTTGGATTTCTGGTGGGAGCTGGCGCTGCTGATCGTGATCATGCTGCTTGGTCACTGGATCGAGATGCGCTCGCTCGCGCAGACGACATCGGCCTTGGATTCCTTAGCGGCGTTGCTGCCTGACGAGGCAGAAAAGGTCGACGGCGATACGACCGTAACGGTCGCGCCCTCGGACTTGCAGGTAGGCGATGTCGTGGTCGTGCGTCCGGGCGGGCGGGTCCCCGCCGATGGGCGCATCGTTCAGGGATCGGCCAGCATGGACGAGTCGATGATCACCGGAGAATCCCGGCCGGTGCGCCGCAGCGATGGCGACCCGGTCATTGCCGGTACCGTCGCCACGGATTCCGGAGTGCGGGTGGAGATCACGGCCATCGGTGAGGACACCGCTCTCGCGGGGATTCAGAAGCTGGTCACCGAGGCGCAGAGTTCGTCGTCTCGGGCGCAGCGGCTCGCGGACAAGGCCGCAGGGTGGCTGTTCTGGTTCGCGCTCGGCGCCGCAGCGATCACCGCGATCGTCTGGACGGTTGTTGGCCTACCCGACGCCGCCGTCATCCGCACCATCACGGTGCTGGTGATCGCCTGCCCGCACGCGCTGGGCCTGGCGATCCCGCTGGTCGTGTCGATCGCGACCGAGCGCGCCGCCCGCGGGGGCGTGCTCATCAAGGATCGTCTCGCGCTGGAGAGCATGCGCACCGTCGACACTGTTCTGTTCGACAAGACGGGCACGCTCACCAAGGGCACCCCCGCGGTGACCGCCATCAACCCCGTCACGGGGACCGACGCCGATCAGCTGTTGGCGTGGGCGGCCGCGGCGGAAGCAGACTCCGAGCACCCCCTCGCCCGCGCGATCGTCAACGCGGCAAAAGAGAAGACGCTCACCGTTCCACGCTCAACCGACTTCGAGTCATCCCCCGCTGTCGGGGTGCGTGCCCGCGTTGACGGACGTGTCGTGCAGGTCGGTGGCCCGTACATGCTCGAGCAGGAGAATGCGCAGGAGCTGCCCGTTGCTGACGAGTGGCGGAACGAGGGTGCGATCATCCTTCACGTGCTCGTCCACGGTCAGGTTGTGGGCGCGCTGCGTCTGGCGGATGAGATCCGCTCGGAGTCGCGCCATGCGGTCGACGCGCTCCATGAGCGCAGTGTGCAGGTGGTCATGATCACCGGTGATGCGGACGCGGTCGCCGCCTCCGTGGCGGGCGAACTCGGCATCGACCGGTACTTCGCCGGGGTACGCCCCGAGGACAAAGCGTCGAAGGTGAAAGAGCTTCAGGGCGAAGGTCGAAAGGTCGCCATGGTTGGTGACGGGGTGAACGATGCCCCCGCGCTGGCGCAGGCGGACGTCGGTATTGCGATCGGGGCGGGAACCGATGTCGCAATCGCGTCTGCGGGGGTCATCCTCGCCAGCGACGACCCCCGGTCGGTGCTGTCCGTGATCGACTTGTCGCGAGCGAGCTACCGGAAGATGAAGCAGAACCTCTGGTGGGCCGCCGGGTACAACCTGCTCTCGGTCCCCCTCGCGGCCGGCGTGCTCGCCCCGATCGGGTTCGTGCTGCCCATGTCGGTGGGAGCGGTACTGATGTCGCTGTCCACTATCGTCGTTGCGCTCAACGCGCAGCTGCTGCGGCGGCTGGACCTGCGCCCCGAGGCCGTCACAGGCAACTAG
- a CDS encoding FAD-dependent oxidoreductase, with translation MHLVAIGGSDAGISTALRARELDPSVDVTVVVADAYPNFSICGIPYYFSREVQPWQSLAHRTHADLEATGMNLRLDTLATGIDVDGRRLTVRDANGSESTIAYDELMVGTGASPSTAGIAGLDRLGPDDGVHLLHSMGDTFALEKYLDEHQPETAIIVGAGYVGLEMAEALTVRGLQVTQLQRGPEVLSTLDPELGSLVRDELTRHGVDVLTGTRVEAVARDGGRITVTGIHDGEAFSRTADVVLVVVGVRPNTSLLTAAGATTGAGGAVVVDEQMRTGLPHVWAAGDGVVTHHRLLGITYLPLGTTAHKQGRVAGENAIGGDTRFAGSLGTQVVKVFDVVAARTGLRDHEATAAGLAPHSHTAIADDHKRYYPGATPVSIRITGDTNDGRLLGAQLVGSRGAEISKRVDTYATSLHHRMTVAAMSDLDLSYTPPLGSPWDAVQIATQAWEREARSLSRV, from the coding sequence CCGGGCCCGCGAACTTGACCCGTCTGTTGATGTCACTGTCGTGGTGGCCGATGCCTACCCGAACTTCTCGATCTGCGGCATCCCGTACTACTTCTCCCGCGAGGTACAGCCCTGGCAGTCGCTCGCCCACCGCACCCACGCTGACCTCGAAGCCACCGGCATGAACCTCCGTCTGGACACCCTCGCTACAGGTATCGACGTCGACGGCCGCCGACTCACGGTCCGCGACGCGAACGGCAGCGAATCAACGATCGCCTACGACGAGCTCATGGTCGGCACCGGGGCCTCCCCGTCAACCGCGGGCATCGCGGGTCTTGACCGGCTCGGCCCCGATGACGGCGTGCACCTGTTGCACTCGATGGGCGACACGTTCGCGCTCGAGAAGTACCTCGACGAACATCAGCCCGAGACGGCGATCATCGTCGGAGCTGGCTACGTCGGCCTCGAAATGGCCGAAGCGCTCACTGTGCGGGGCCTCCAGGTCACCCAGCTGCAGCGCGGCCCCGAAGTCCTCTCGACCCTCGATCCCGAACTCGGTTCACTTGTCCGCGACGAACTCACCCGACACGGGGTCGACGTCCTCACCGGTACGCGTGTCGAAGCCGTCGCCCGTGACGGCGGCAGGATCACCGTCACCGGCATCCACGACGGAGAGGCGTTCTCCCGTACCGCTGACGTGGTGCTCGTCGTCGTCGGCGTGCGGCCCAACACCAGCCTTCTCACCGCAGCCGGCGCAACCACGGGCGCGGGCGGCGCTGTCGTCGTCGACGAACAGATGCGCACTGGCCTGCCGCACGTGTGGGCGGCCGGCGACGGAGTGGTCACCCACCACCGCCTCCTCGGGATCACCTACCTCCCCCTCGGCACGACCGCCCACAAGCAGGGACGTGTCGCGGGCGAGAACGCGATCGGGGGCGATACGCGGTTCGCCGGGAGCCTCGGCACACAGGTCGTGAAGGTCTTCGACGTCGTCGCCGCACGCACAGGCCTCCGCGACCACGAAGCCACAGCCGCCGGCCTCGCCCCGCACAGTCACACCGCCATCGCGGACGACCACAAGCGCTACTACCCGGGCGCCACGCCCGTCAGCATCCGCATCACCGGCGACACCAATGACGGTCGTCTGCTCGGCGCGCAGCTCGTCGGCAGCCGAGGTGCCGAGATTTCGAAGCGCGTCGACACCTACGCCACGTCTCTGCACCACAGGATGACCGTCGCCGCGATGAGCGACCTTGACCTCTCCTACACGCCCCCGCTCGGCTCCCCGTGGGATGCCGTGCAGATAGCGACCCAGGCATGGGAGCGCGAGGCGCGCTCCCTCTCGCGTGTCTGA
- a CDS encoding F510_1955 family glycosylhydrolase, which produces MRQHTTSSAPTRILATLSKSPTRRRSVHLIGLGTAALLALAGCAATTATTGDGHTDQALSHVHGIVADPEGDGFLLGTHEGIFPATQTGELGQRVTGSDFDAMGLTVVDDTLLASGHPGPDTPVELGTPNLGIIRSADRAETWEPVAFTGEKDFHALTAGPDGTIYGLSSDSTQLQISTDQGSTWNATGAALVAVSFAVDTAGRIVAATPDGLQVSTDDAATFALWPNAPLLFMLNASPDHQRLVGVGNGGKIWVTTAGATQWTEAGTVHGTAQAIAITNTGDMLIVDDSGITHVPQE; this is translated from the coding sequence ATGCGTCAGCACACCACTTCCAGCGCTCCCACGCGCATCCTCGCGACTCTTTCGAAATCCCCCACTCGTCGGCGGTCAGTGCACCTGATCGGATTGGGCACAGCTGCTCTGCTCGCCCTCGCCGGCTGCGCAGCCACCACCGCGACCACGGGCGACGGCCACACTGATCAGGCGCTCTCCCACGTTCACGGCATCGTCGCAGACCCCGAAGGAGATGGATTCCTTCTCGGAACACACGAGGGTATCTTCCCCGCGACCCAGACCGGCGAACTCGGTCAACGAGTCACCGGGTCGGACTTCGACGCCATGGGGCTCACTGTCGTCGACGACACACTGCTCGCGTCCGGACATCCCGGACCGGACACCCCCGTCGAACTTGGCACCCCCAACCTCGGCATCATCCGCAGCGCCGACCGGGCCGAAACCTGGGAACCGGTCGCCTTCACCGGTGAGAAGGACTTCCACGCCCTCACCGCTGGACCCGATGGCACCATATACGGGCTCTCCTCGGACAGCACACAGTTGCAGATCAGCACCGACCAAGGATCCACCTGGAACGCGACAGGTGCGGCACTTGTCGCCGTCTCCTTCGCGGTTGACACCGCGGGCCGGATCGTCGCCGCGACCCCCGATGGCCTCCAGGTCAGCACCGACGACGCGGCCACGTTCGCCCTCTGGCCGAACGCACCCTTGTTGTTCATGCTGAACGCATCCCCTGACCATCAACGGCTCGTCGGCGTCGGAAACGGTGGGAAGATCTGGGTCACCACCGCGGGAGCTACCCAGTGGACAGAGGCCGGAACCGTTCACGGGACCGCGCAAGCCATCGCGATCACCAATACCGGCGACATGCTCATCGTCGACGACAGCGGGATCACCCATGTACCCCAGGAGTGA